The Bacillus alveayuensis genome has a window encoding:
- a CDS encoding biotin synthase (product_source=KO:K01012; cath_funfam=3.20.20.70; cog=COG0502; ko=KO:K01012; pfam=PF04055,PF06968; smart=SM00729; superfamily=102114; tigrfam=TIGR00433), with translation MGVKWLQLADQVINGYIISRDEALEILHTPDDELLLLLQGAYQIRKHYYGNDVKLNMIMNTKSGLCPEDCGYCSQSAVSTAPIQKYKMLDKESIVKGAKQAYDLNVGTYCIVASGRGPSDKEIDHVIDAVKDIKAQYGLKICACLGILKPGQAERLKEAGVDRYNHNLNTSKNHHENITTTHTYDDRVQTVEKVKKVGISPCSGVIIGMKETKEDVVDMAFSLRELDADSIPVNFLHAISGTPLEGTNELNPRYCLKVLALFRFVNPTKEIRISGGREVNLRSLQPLGLYAANSIFVGDYLTTAGQESTKDHEMLKDLGFHIDFVNENEETLA, from the coding sequence GTGGGAGTAAAGTGGCTACAGTTGGCTGATCAGGTCATTAATGGTTATATTATTTCAAGGGATGAGGCGTTAGAAATTTTACATACGCCAGATGATGAATTGTTGCTTTTACTTCAAGGAGCCTACCAAATTAGAAAGCATTATTACGGCAATGATGTAAAGTTAAATATGATTATGAATACAAAATCGGGATTATGTCCAGAAGATTGTGGCTACTGTTCACAATCAGCTGTTTCGACAGCACCTATTCAAAAATATAAAATGCTTGATAAAGAGAGTATTGTCAAAGGTGCGAAACAAGCATATGACTTAAATGTAGGGACTTATTGTATTGTGGCTAGCGGAAGAGGGCCGAGTGACAAAGAAATCGATCATGTAATTGATGCGGTAAAAGATATAAAGGCACAATATGGGTTAAAAATATGTGCTTGTCTCGGGATCTTAAAACCAGGTCAAGCTGAACGATTAAAAGAAGCTGGTGTTGATCGTTATAATCATAATTTGAACACATCGAAAAATCATCATGAAAATATTACGACCACTCATACGTATGATGATCGTGTTCAAACCGTTGAGAAGGTGAAGAAAGTAGGAATTTCTCCTTGTTCTGGTGTCATAATCGGAATGAAGGAAACAAAAGAAGACGTCGTAGATATGGCGTTTAGCTTAAGAGAGCTCGATGCAGATTCTATTCCTGTTAATTTCCTGCATGCTATTAGCGGCACACCTCTTGAAGGGACAAATGAATTAAATCCACGCTATTGCTTAAAAGTTTTAGCATTATTCCGTTTTGTCAATCCAACAAAAGAAATTAGAATTTCCGGGGGAAGAGAAGTGAATCTTCGTTCATTACAACCGTTAGGTCTTTATGCCGCAAACTCTATTTTCGTCGGAGACTATTTAACAACAGCTGGCCAAGAAAGTACAAAAGACCATGAAATGTTAAAGGATTTAGGTTTTCACATTGATTTTGTGAACGAAA
- a CDS encoding uncharacterized protein (TIGR01732 family) (product_source=TIGR01732; cath_funfam=3.90.180.10; pfam=PF09680; superfamily=56300; tigrfam=TIGR01732; transmembrane_helix_parts=Outside_1_31,TMhelix_32_54,Inside_55_56): MNYSHHESPYYYQQPNMPYYGAPCGYGYPYYGGSSFVLIVVLFILLIIVGSAYIKY; this comes from the coding sequence ATGAACTACAGTCATCACGAAAGTCCGTATTACTACCAGCAACCAAATATGCCATACTACGGTGCCCCATGCGGGTATGGTTATCCATATTATGGAGGAAGCAGCTTTGTTTTAATTGTCGTTCTGTTTATCTTGTTAATCATTGTCGGTTCTGCCTATATTAAATATTAA
- a CDS encoding magnesium transporter (product_source=KO:K03284; cath_funfam=1.20.58.340,3.30.460.20; cog=COG0598; ko=KO:K03284; pfam=PF01544; superfamily=143865,144083; transmembrane_helix_parts=Outside_1_121,TMhelix_122_144,Inside_145_250,TMhelix_251_273,Outside_274_287,TMhelix_288_307,Inside_308_312) produces the protein MLNIYISKMNGELEEIEEIQNGCWINLVSPTEKEIQFVSNQLQIPIDFIKDALDDEERSRIEKEDHHVLIIVDIPIVSTDDVGATIYDTIPIGMIITETCFITVCLQQNPIFEQFARNKVKGFYTYMKTRFAFQLLYLISTYYLRYLKQINRKTSEIEKELHQSMKNKELFSLLSLEKSLVYFTTSLKANNIVMERLLRLNYLKMYEDDQDLLQDCIIENKQAIEMTEVYSSILSGMMDAFASVISNNVNIVMKFLTAITIVLSIPTLVASFYGMNVPLPFQHEQHASLIPFSISVLLSSITAFIFWKKQYF, from the coding sequence ATGTTAAATATTTATATTTCCAAAATGAATGGAGAACTAGAAGAAATTGAGGAGATTCAAAATGGATGTTGGATTAATTTAGTTTCACCAACAGAAAAAGAAATTCAATTTGTTTCCAATCAGTTGCAAATTCCTATTGATTTTATTAAAGATGCTCTTGATGATGAAGAGCGTTCTCGTATAGAAAAAGAGGATCATCACGTATTAATTATTGTTGACATTCCAATTGTATCAACGGATGATGTAGGTGCTACCATTTATGATACGATTCCGATTGGAATGATCATAACGGAAACATGCTTTATTACCGTTTGTCTACAACAAAATCCTATTTTTGAGCAATTTGCTCGAAATAAAGTTAAAGGATTTTATACGTATATGAAAACGAGATTTGCATTTCAGTTATTATATTTAATATCCACATATTATTTACGATATTTAAAACAGATTAATCGGAAAACGAGCGAAATTGAAAAAGAACTTCATCAATCGATGAAAAACAAGGAGCTTTTTTCCTTGTTAAGTTTAGAAAAAAGTTTAGTTTATTTTACGACTTCCTTGAAGGCAAATAATATCGTCATGGAAAGATTGCTTAGGCTCAATTATTTAAAAATGTATGAAGATGATCAAGATTTGCTACAAGATTGTATTATTGAAAATAAACAGGCTATTGAAATGACAGAAGTCTATAGCAGTATTTTAAGCGGGATGATGGATGCTTTTGCTTCAGTCATATCCAATAATGTTAATATCGTCATGAAATTTTTGACCGCCATTACGATTGTTCTTTCCATTCCTACACTTGTTGCCAGTTTTTATGGGATGAACGTACCACTGCCTTTTCAACACGAGCAGCATGCATCTTTGATTCCGTTTAGTATATCGGTCTTACTTTCAAGTATAACAGCTTTTATATTTTGGAAAAAACAATATTTCTAA
- a CDS encoding ABC-type nickel/cobalt efflux system permease component RcnA (product_source=COG2215; cog=COG2215; transmembrane_helix_parts=Inside_1_4,TMhelix_5_24,Outside_25_38,TMhelix_39_59,Inside_60_67): MNKIFITASIITFLIAIYFAGIAYKIYLGGDLAYDLDEIYMNIGYCALFLSIGVYSLHLRDQKKQKR, encoded by the coding sequence ATGAATAAAATTTTCATTACAGCAAGCATCATTACATTTTTAATTGCTATTTACTTTGCTGGAATTGCTTATAAAATATATCTCGGTGGAGATCTAGCGTATGATTTAGATGAAATATATATGAATATAGGATACTGTGCATTGTTTTTAAGTATCGGGGTCTATTCACTTCACTTAAGAGACCAAAAAAAGCAGAAAAGATAA
- a CDS encoding NOL1/NOP2/sun family putative RNA methylase (product_source=TIGR00446; cath_funfam=3.40.50.150; cog=COG0144,COG3270; pfam=PF01189,PF13636,PF17125,PF17126; superfamily=53335; tigrfam=TIGR00446): MTLPKPFITKMASLLQSESESFFKALKEPKVSGLRIHPLKISKESFINNSPFDLSPILFYEHGFYYNAKKDEPGKHPYHYAGVYYIQEPSAMVPVKILQPQPGQLVLDLCAAPGGKSTQLALMMKNEGLLVSNEIHPKRAKILAENIERLGVRNCVVTNETPERLADHFPQFFDKILVDAPCSGEGMFRKDEEAIKYWSEEHVLRCARTQKEILKSAYKMLRPGGELVYSTCTFSPEENEQVIEWFVENFPNMSLMEVPKDAGMEVGRVDWTLNQRKEMKKCIRLWPHKIKGEGHFVAKLKKENDEEIKISNIKYEKNIVKQRDLTDFLSFEKQVLTKPLRGTFSIQKQQLFLLPEHSPDFGSLKVIRKGLHLGQFKKNRFEPSHHLALSLSASDVKHVYEMSSTEQEWKKYIRGETMATGKDRGWVLLTVDQFPIGWGKETKGILKNFYPKGLRIHF; this comes from the coding sequence ATGACACTACCGAAACCATTTATAACAAAAATGGCATCATTACTTCAATCCGAATCGGAGAGTTTTTTCAAAGCCTTAAAAGAACCGAAAGTAAGTGGACTTCGAATTCATCCACTCAAAATTTCCAAGGAGTCCTTTATAAACAATTCTCCATTTGACCTTTCACCCATTTTGTTTTATGAACATGGATTTTATTACAATGCAAAGAAGGATGAACCTGGTAAACACCCGTATCATTATGCCGGTGTTTATTACATACAAGAGCCTAGTGCAATGGTACCTGTGAAAATTTTGCAACCTCAGCCTGGCCAGCTCGTGTTAGATTTATGCGCAGCACCAGGTGGAAAGTCTACACAGCTGGCATTAATGATGAAAAACGAAGGGCTATTAGTAAGTAATGAAATCCATCCAAAACGAGCGAAAATTTTAGCTGAAAATATCGAACGTCTAGGCGTTCGAAATTGTGTTGTAACGAATGAAACACCCGAGAGGCTCGCTGATCATTTCCCACAATTTTTCGATAAAATATTAGTTGATGCCCCATGTTCGGGCGAAGGAATGTTTCGCAAAGACGAAGAAGCGATAAAATATTGGAGCGAAGAGCATGTCCTACGATGCGCTCGTACTCAAAAGGAGATTTTAAAAAGTGCTTACAAAATGTTAAGGCCAGGTGGTGAGCTCGTTTACTCCACTTGCACTTTTTCACCAGAAGAAAACGAGCAAGTCATCGAATGGTTTGTAGAAAATTTCCCAAATATGTCCCTCATGGAAGTTCCAAAAGACGCTGGCATGGAAGTTGGCCGCGTCGATTGGACTCTTAATCAAAGAAAAGAAATGAAAAAGTGTATACGATTGTGGCCACATAAAATAAAAGGTGAAGGACATTTTGTCGCAAAGCTGAAAAAAGAGAATGATGAAGAAATAAAGATTTCTAATATAAAATATGAAAAAAATATCGTGAAACAACGTGATTTAACGGATTTTCTTTCTTTTGAAAAACAGGTCTTAACAAAGCCGCTAAGAGGTACTTTTTCGATTCAAAAACAACAGCTTTTTCTATTACCTGAACATTCACCTGATTTTGGATCATTAAAAGTCATTCGAAAAGGACTTCATCTTGGCCAATTTAAAAAGAATCGCTTTGAACCAAGTCACCATCTCGCTCTATCGTTATCTGCCTCCGATGTCAAACACGTTTATGAGATGTCTTCAACAGAACAGGAATGGAAAAAGTATATTCGTGGGGAAACAATGGCAACAGGAAAAGATCGGGGTTGGGTTTTATTAACGGTCGATCAATTTCCAATTGGATGGGGGAAAGAGACAAAAGGAATTTTAAAAAACTTTTATCCAAAAGGATTACGAATTCATTTTTAA
- a CDS encoding uncharacterized protein YpmS (product_source=COG4698; cog=COG4698; pfam=PF09911; transmembrane_helix_parts=Inside_1_6,TMhelix_7_29,Outside_30_194), translating into MNKWKVSFILLLSVNIIAFLFVVSLMNIPKETKKIKPMTINENDYAVIQVMADKQTVTNLVNEYLQKEAKEQPLAYQISIEEDVKLYGSLKAFGRELQLTISFIPEVTADGNVVLSVHNMSVGKLSLPISYVLKYVEKHYELPEAVTIDSADGKVIVHLTDITLQNNYKILAGNIDLKQDQISAKLYVPYHFLK; encoded by the coding sequence ATGAATAAATGGAAGGTATCATTTATCCTATTGCTTTCAGTCAATATCATTGCTTTCTTGTTTGTTGTGAGTTTAATGAATATTCCGAAAGAAACAAAAAAAATAAAACCGATGACAATAAACGAGAATGATTATGCTGTTATTCAAGTAATGGCAGATAAACAAACGGTTACGAATCTCGTAAACGAATATTTACAAAAAGAAGCAAAGGAGCAACCATTAGCTTATCAGATTTCTATTGAAGAGGATGTTAAGCTATATGGATCATTAAAGGCATTTGGTCGCGAATTGCAGCTAACGATATCGTTTATACCAGAAGTAACAGCTGATGGAAATGTTGTTTTATCTGTTCATAACATGTCTGTTGGAAAGCTATCTCTTCCCATATCCTATGTTCTAAAATATGTCGAAAAGCATTATGAACTGCCGGAAGCAGTAACAATTGATTCCGCTGACGGAAAAGTAATTGTGCATTTAACAGACATAACATTGCAAAATAATTATAAAATTTTAGCCGGAAACATTGATCTGAAACAAGATCAGATTTCTGCAAAGCTTTATGTTCCGTATCATTTTTTAAAATAG
- a CDS encoding lysophospholipase L1-like esterase (product_source=COG2755; cath_funfam=3.40.50.1110; cog=COG2755; pfam=PF13472; superfamily=52266; transmembrane_helix_parts=Outside_1_4,TMhelix_5_27,Inside_28_261) gives MNKKWIFFPFIFLILFGCSALKVNLLSDKTSSLKEKDRVYVAVQKKLKMVAIGDSLTEGIGDKEGKNGYVGRVQELLEQNEYIKEVETVNFGVKGYKTTNLLNMLNKDDVKKELADADIIVLTIGANDLMKVMKSNIFSLTYEPFRKERENYQERLKDIFHVIRSYNKHANLYYIGLYNPFQLTLPDVPEIDVIVQEWNETSAELVAKDSKATYVSIVDIFTQDGERLLSDDEFHPNEKAYTYIAERVYEAIIRDRKIKHE, from the coding sequence ATGAACAAAAAGTGGATTTTTTTTCCTTTTATTTTTTTGATTTTATTTGGTTGTTCTGCTCTAAAAGTAAATTTATTATCAGATAAAACGAGCAGTTTAAAAGAGAAAGACCGTGTTTATGTTGCGGTACAAAAAAAACTAAAAATGGTGGCAATTGGTGATTCTCTAACAGAAGGAATTGGAGATAAAGAAGGGAAAAATGGCTACGTTGGCAGGGTTCAAGAATTATTGGAGCAAAATGAATATATAAAAGAAGTTGAAACCGTAAACTTTGGTGTAAAAGGATATAAAACGACGAACTTATTAAATATGCTAAATAAGGATGATGTGAAGAAAGAACTGGCTGATGCTGATATTATTGTATTGACGATAGGTGCCAATGATTTAATGAAAGTGATGAAGAGCAATATATTTTCATTAACCTATGAACCGTTTCGGAAAGAAAGGGAAAATTATCAAGAACGTTTAAAAGATATATTCCATGTTATACGATCGTACAATAAACATGCGAATTTATATTATATTGGGTTATATAATCCTTTTCAATTGACTTTACCAGATGTTCCTGAAATCGATGTCATTGTTCAAGAATGGAATGAAACGTCCGCTGAATTGGTTGCAAAAGATTCAAAAGCAACTTATGTATCGATTGTAGATATTTTTACTCAAGATGGAGAACGTCTTTTATCAGATGATGAATTTCATCCAAATGAAAAGGCATATACTTACATAGCCGAGAGGGTGTATGAAGCAATTATACGAGATAGGAAGATCAAGCATGAATAA